The genomic DNA TGAAAGATAGAATATCTGGTCGTGTTTCTCTTCATGATTTATATGATACAGATGGCAATGTTATAGTTGCTAATGGCGAGATGATTACTGATAATATGGCTAAAGCTATCGAAGAGGCTCAAATAGAGTCTGTGGAAGTACGTTCAGTACTTACTTGCGAGGCTAAGAAAGGAGTATGTGCTAAATGTTATGGTAGAAACCTTTCAACAGCTAGTATGGCTGTGCCTGGTGATACTGTTGGTGTAGTTGCTGCTCAGTCTATTGGTGAGCCGGGTACACAGTTAACATTAAGAACATTCCACTTTGGTGGTACAGCATCTAAAATAGCTTCAGAATCTAGTGTAGTTGCTAAATTTGACGGTAAAGTTGAAATTGATGATTTAAAACTTATAGATTCTGTAAATGAAGATGGTGAAAAAATCAAAATGGTAATTAGCCGTACTTCAGAAATTAGAATTATAGATGAAAAATTAGGTATAGTTCTTTCTACTAATAACATTCCTTATGGTTCTACATTATATGTTGAAGCAGGAAAGAAAGTAAAGAAAGGAACTAAGATTTGTGATTGGGATCCATATAATGCGGTAATTATTTCCGAGTTTGATGGAAAGATTGCCTTCCAAGATATACAGGAAGGTTTATCATACCGAGTAGAATCTGATGAGCAAACTGGTTTCGAAGAAAAAGTAATGATTGAGCGTAAAGATAAAACGCTTAATCCTACTATTAACGTTGTTAACAAGAAAGGTGAGCAAACAAGATCTTACAGTATCCCTGTTAAAGCTCACTTGTCTGTTGATGATGGTCAAACAATAAAGTCGGGTAAGATTATTGCAAAGATTCCTAGGCTAGCATCTTCTTTAGGTGATATTACTGGTGGTCTTCCAAGAGTTACAGAATTGTTTGAAGCTCGTAACCCATCTAACCCTGCTGTTGTAACTGAAATTGACGGTATCGTTAATTTTGGTCCAAAAATTAAGAGAGGTAACAAAGAAGTAATTATTACATCTAAAACAGGTGAGGTTTCTAAATACCTTATCCCATTATCGAAACATATATTGGTTCAAGAAAATGACTTTGTTAAGTCAGGTATGCCATTATGTGATGGTGCAATAACACCTTCTGATATTTTGAGAATTAAAGGGCCTACTGCTGTCCAAGAGTATATCGTAAATGAAATTCAAGAAGTATATAGACTTCAAGGAATGAAGATTAACGATAAGCACTTTGAGGTTATCGTTAGGCAAATGATGCGTAAGATGAATGTCGTTGACGCAGGTGATACAAAATTCTTAGATGGTCAAGTTATTACTAAGTTAGAATTTATGGAAGAGAATGATAGAATCTTTGGCATGAAAGTGGTAGAAGAAACAGGAGATTCTCAAGTTCTTAAAGCTGGGCAAATTATTTCTGCTCGTAAGCTTAGAGAAGAAAATTCTAGATTGAGAAGAAAAGATTTGAAAACGGTTGAAGCACGAGAAGCAATACCTGCTACTAGTGAACAACGTATTCAAGGTATTACTCGTGCTGCTCTTCAAACGAACAGTTGGGTATCTGCTGCATCTTTCCAAGAAACGACGAAAGTTCTAAATGCTGCTGCCATCAATGGTAAACGTGATGGTTTAGAAGGATTGAAAGAAAATGTAATTGTTGGTCATAAAATACCAGCAGGTACAGGTCTTCGTACTTGGGATGATATTGTTGTAGGTTCACAAGATGAGTTCGATCAATTAATGGCGGCTAAAGAAGAAGAAATAACTTCTGAAGAAGCATAAGAATCTTAGACTATGGCTGAAGAAAAAAAAGGACTTAATATTGAACTTACAGAAGAAATTGCTGAAGGTATATATAGCAACCTTGCTATAATTAACCATTCTCCATCTGAATTTGTAATTGACTTTATTAAAGTAATGCCAGGCGTGCCAAAGGCTAAAGTTAAGTCTAGAATAGTCTTAACCCCTCAGCATGCTAAACGTCTTTTAAAAGCTTTAAATGATAATGTTTCTAAGTTTGAGGCTCAGCATGGGCCAATTAAAAATGTTGATTCTCCGAATAACATTCCGCTGAGTTTCAGTGGGCCAACAGCCGAAGCATAACAACAAAAAAAACCACTCAATGAGTGGTTTTTTTTTATTCTACTTGTTTTAGCTTTTTAAGCTTTACCTAAATTTTTAAGCATTTTTGTATGTTCTATTAAAGCTCTAAGGTAACTCTTCTGGGTGTAATAAGGTAAGTTGTACTCTTTAGCTTTTTCTTTCACTATATGCGAAATATTCTTGTAGTGAACGTGACATATATTTGGAAATAAATGATGTTCAACCTGGAAATTTAAACCACCAACAAACCATGAGAAAAATCTACTTTTTGGTGCGTAGTTTGAAGTTGTTTGTAATTGGTGTATAGCCCAATTATTTTCAATGGTTCCCTCTTTATTAGGATTTGGATGGCCACATTCTGGCATAATATGAGCAGTTTGAAAAATAGTAGATAAGATAAAACCTGCTACAAAGTGAAGGCTAAAAAAGCAAACAAACCAAAACCCAAATGATATACCTCCTATAACAAAGTATGGAATAACGAACATATAGGCATAATAGATAATTTTCCATCCTACCATTTCAAGCATTAATGGTCCGTATTCTTTATCTGTAATAAACCCATCTTTTTTAAAATCATTAAGCTGTTTAAATTCTTTGTTTGTTGACCATGAAAAAGTCATTAATCCGTAAAAGAACCAAGCGTATAGATGTTGTAATTTGTGTACTTTTTTTAGTGGAGCTTCAGGAGAAAATCGAAGTAAGCCCATTGGACTTACATCGGGGTCCATCTCATGAACATTAGTAAATGTGTGATGTAATCTGTTATGTTGAATTCGCCAATTTTTGGCACTTCCCCCCAAAATGTTTAGGGTTATACCAAACAGTTTGTTTACAAATTGATTTTTTGAGTAGGCACCATGATTTGCATCGTGCATAATAGAAAGGCCAATACCAGCCATGCCAACTCCCATGCAAACCCATAACAACCAATAAACCCACTGGTTTGTTACTAGACCTGAAACAGCTAAAGCGTAAGGAACAAAATAAAGGCAAAGCATAAAAATGCTTTTTAATACCATATTGGCATTCCCGTATCTTGTTTTATTATTTTTCTTGAAATATTCGTCGACAGATTTTCTTAGGTCAACTATAAATTCTTTGGAGTGATTTTTATCAAATTTTGCAGTCTTCATCTTTTATTAAAAATAAGTTTTGTAAATATACACATTATAAAAATGCTATAAATATGATTTATAATAGTTTATTAACTACTATAAAAACTTTTGCTCTTTCATCCAGTCGTCATTAAAAATTTTGCCAACGTATCTACTTCCGTGGTCATGTAAAAGAACGACAACAACATCATTATTATTGAGTTTGCCCTTGAGTTGATTGAGACCTGCAATAGCACTACCGCATGAATAACCAGCAAAAATACCTTCTTCTTTGGCTAATCGGCGGGCATATATAGCACCATCTTTATCAGTTACTTTTTCGAAATGGTCAATAAGGTCAAAATCAACATTTTCTGGTAATATGTCTTCACCAATACCTTCTGTAATGTATGAATAGATCTCATTCTCATCGAATTCGCCTGTTTCGTGATATTTCTTATAAACAGATCCATAAGAGTCAACCCCCCAAATTTTCACATAAGGATTTTTCTCCTTGAGAAACTTTGCAATTCCCGAAATAGTTCCACCTGTTCCAACACCAACAATGAAGTGTGTTATTTTACCATCGGTTTGATCCCAAATTTCAGGTCCAGTAGATTCATAATGCGCTAGTCTGTTGGATAAGTTGTCGTATTGATTAGGGTAGAAAGAGTTAGGAATCTCTTCATTAAGTCGTTTAGCAACCGAATAATAAGACTCTGGATGTTCTGGTGCTACATTAGTAGGACAAACATATACTTCTGCACCCATAGCTTTTAAGATATCCATTTTCTCTTTGGATTGTTTGTCAGAAATAGTACAAATAAGTTTATAGCCTTTTTGAATACATGCTAAAGCTAAGCCCATACCAGTATTTCCTGATGTACCTTCAATTATTGTTCCGCCCTCTTTTATAAGTCCCGCTTTTTCAGCATCTTCTACCATTTTGAGTGCCATTCTATCTTTGGTAGAATGGCCAGGGTTAAAACTTTCTACTTTTGCCAAAACTAAAGCTTCAGTGTCTACTACTTTATTTAATTTGACCATTGGAGTATTACCAATAGTTTCTATAATGTGATTGTAAAATTTCATAGTGCAAATTTACTGTTAAAGTTTTGTTTATTATTCAAAACGAATGGCTTTGATGGGATTTATTTTACTTATTAAATAGGAAGGAATTATCAGTATCAACCAACAGATTGTAAAGGTGCCTAAATTCAATGCTAATATATGCAGTATATTAATGTCTATCGGAACGAAGGACATGTAATAGGTGCTTTTGTCCAATTCAATAATTTGGAAATGTTTTTGTATCAAACACAAGCCAATACCCACAACATTACCCCAAAAAATGCCTTTAAGAATGAGGTATAAGGAGTGATAAATAAATACTTTTCTAATATGCCAGTTTTGACTTCCTAAGGCTTTTAGCGTTCCTATGAGTTGAGTTTGTTCTAGAATAAGAATGAACAAGGCGGTAATCATATTTATAGCCCCAACTATAAGCATAAGAATGAGAATAACTCTAACGTTCATATTTTGTAGTTCAAGCCAATCGAAGAGTTGAGGATTATTGTCAATGACTGTTTTGGCATTCAAGTCAAATCCTATATTTGAATAGATGAGCTGACTTATTTCATCTAAATTATCAAAAGAGTTAAGTTGTATTTCTAAACCTCCAGCCTCTTTAGACGACCACTTGTTTAGTTTCTGAATATGTCCTATATCACCAATAACTAGTCTATCGTCAAATTCGGCCACACCACTATCATATATTCCAGCTATTTTAAACTGACGGACTCTTACAGGTTGTTGAATAAAATACATTTGAAAATCGTCACCTACATTGAGGTTTAATTGTCTAGCTATGGCTAGAGATAGCACAACCTCTTTTGACTTTGTAGCTTCACCAAATGAAGGAATTTGCCCTTCTATCAAAATAGATTGTAAAAAGGAATCTTCAAAATCGTTGCCTAATCCTTTTAATACTACACCTTGAATTTCTTCTTCCGTTTTGATAATACCAGCTTTTGTTGCGTAGGTTTGAATATGTTTTATTCCTTCAACACTAGAAAGCGATGTTTTTAAAGAGTCTGTGTTTTTTAAAAGTGTAGATTCGTAGGAGTTTCCATTACTAAAATTACTCACTTGAATATGAGAGCTGAAACCAATAACTTTGCTGGTAATTTCGTTTTGAAAACCTGTGATTATGGCAATCGATAATAACATAACCGTTAAACTCAGAGCAATAGCAGTGATGGCTATACGAATTACAGGTTTAGAAAAACGGTATTCGTTTTTACCAATAAGTCGTTGGGCTATGAAAAAAGATACATTCATAAATTATGCGCTATAAAATTAAACATTTATTCCTTTGCCTATTGGTCTTTTTGCAGTGCTCTTGTGCGCAAGAAACTTTAAGGCTAGGTGCTGATCAGATAGATAAGTATTTTCCTTTGTTGGATAATAAGTCAATAGGTGTGGTGGGCAATCAAAGTTCTCTAATTGGAAGCACTCACTTAGTAGATAGTTTGTTAAGTACCAAGCAACAGGTCGTTAAAGTGTTTAGCCCTGAGCATGGCTTTAGAGGGACTGCCGATGCAGGGGCTCATATAGAAAGTGGGGTAGACGAAAAAACAGGATTACCTATTGTATCGCTTTATGGAAATAATAAAAAACCAACGGCTAATCAACTGCAAGGGATAGATATTTTACTGTTCGATATACAAGATGTGGGAGCACGATTTTACACCTACATTTCTACTTTGCACTATGTCATGGAAGCGGCGGCTGAAAATAGTATTCCTTTAGTTGTTTTGGATAGGCCCAACCCCAACGGCCACTATGTTGATGGTCCTATTTTAGATTCTGCTTATCGTTCGTTTGTTGGTATGCACCCCATACCTATCGTTCATGGAATTACAATTGGGGAATACGCCCAAATGATTAATGGACAACAATGGTTGAAAAATGGAGTGCAATGTCAATTAACAGTTATTACTATGCAAGGCTATTCTAGAACAATGCCTTATGACCTACCTATTAAGCCATCTCCCAATTTACCCAATGCCCAAGCGGTTAATTTATACCCTTCCTTGTGTTTGTTTGAAGGAACAAATGTAAGTGTCGGTAGAGGGACAGACCTGCCTTTTCAACATTATGGTGCACCTTATTTGAAAAATGATTATTTCTTTATTCCAAAAAGTGGAGAAGGTGCCAAGTACCCCAAGCACGAGGGGCAAAAATGTTATGGTAAAGACCTCAGTCAATTTCCTAAGCTTAGTCAGTTGGATTTATCTTATTTGATAGATGCCTATCAACAATCTGCAGACAAAGACACCTTTTTCAATACTTTCTTTGATAAACTAGCTGGTGGAAGTGATTTAAGACTATCCATTATAGGTGGAAAATCAGAAGAAGAAATTAGAAAAAGTTGGGCTGACGGATTGAACGTGTTTAAAGAGCAGAGTGCCCCATACCTAATCTATAAATAACTTTTATAACTTTGCAGAAATAATATAAGCCGATAGCCTTGATAGTCATTTATGATTTTAAAATGAAAATTCATTTTTAATTTTTTTTTAATGTCAGACTTAAAAGCTTACAACAAACGTTACGACTCTTATTCCATTTATGAACGAATGGAGCAATTATACAAGGATTTTGATGAGGATGATATTATGCTGACTTCAGCATTTTCTTCTTATTCTGCCATTCTGCTTAAAGTAATATCGGATATTAATCATTCACAAGTCATCTATTTTATTGATACTGGGCATCATTTTAAAGAAACTTTAGATTATAAAGATTATCTCACTAATCTGTATCA from Flavobacteriales bacterium includes the following:
- a CDS encoding DUF3467 domain-containing protein, with translation MAEEKKGLNIELTEEIAEGIYSNLAIINHSPSEFVIDFIKVMPGVPKAKVKSRIVLTPQHAKRLLKALNDNVSKFEAQHGPIKNVDSPNNIPLSFSGPTAEA
- a CDS encoding acyl-CoA desaturase, with amino-acid sequence MKTAKFDKNHSKEFIVDLRKSVDEYFKKNNKTRYGNANMVLKSIFMLCLYFVPYALAVSGLVTNQWVYWLLWVCMGVGMAGIGLSIMHDANHGAYSKNQFVNKLFGITLNILGGSAKNWRIQHNRLHHTFTNVHEMDPDVSPMGLLRFSPEAPLKKVHKLQHLYAWFFYGLMTFSWSTNKEFKQLNDFKKDGFITDKEYGPLMLEMVGWKIIYYAYMFVIPYFVIGGISFGFWFVCFFSLHFVAGFILSTIFQTAHIMPECGHPNPNKEGTIENNWAIHQLQTTSNYAPKSRFFSWFVGGLNFQVEHHLFPNICHVHYKNISHIVKEKAKEYNLPYYTQKSYLRALIEHTKMLKNLGKA
- a CDS encoding ABC transporter permease, which gives rise to MNVSFFIAQRLIGKNEYRFSKPVIRIAITAIALSLTVMLLSIAIITGFQNEITSKVIGFSSHIQVSNFSNGNSYESTLLKNTDSLKTSLSSVEGIKHIQTYATKAGIIKTEEEIQGVVLKGLGNDFEDSFLQSILIEGQIPSFGEATKSKEVVLSLAIARQLNLNVGDDFQMYFIQQPVRVRQFKIAGIYDSGVAEFDDRLVIGDIGHIQKLNKWSSKEAGGLEIQLNSFDNLDEISQLIYSNIGFDLNAKTVIDNNPQLFDWLELQNMNVRVILILMLIVGAINMITALFILILEQTQLIGTLKALGSQNWHIRKVFIYHSLYLILKGIFWGNVVGIGLCLIQKHFQIIELDKSTYYMSFVPIDINILHILALNLGTFTICWLILIIPSYLISKINPIKAIRFE
- a CDS encoding DUF1343 domain-containing protein; this translates as MMRYKIKHLFLCLLVFLQCSCAQETLRLGADQIDKYFPLLDNKSIGVVGNQSSLIGSTHLVDSLLSTKQQVVKVFSPEHGFRGTADAGAHIESGVDEKTGLPIVSLYGNNKKPTANQLQGIDILLFDIQDVGARFYTYISTLHYVMEAAAENSIPLVVLDRPNPNGHYVDGPILDSAYRSFVGMHPIPIVHGITIGEYAQMINGQQWLKNGVQCQLTVITMQGYSRTMPYDLPIKPSPNLPNAQAVNLYPSLCLFEGTNVSVGRGTDLPFQHYGAPYLKNDYFFIPKSGEGAKYPKHEGQKCYGKDLSQFPKLSQLDLSYLIDAYQQSADKDTFFNTFFDKLAGGSDLRLSIIGGKSEEEIRKSWADGLNVFKEQSAPYLIYK